A stretch of Blautia liquoris DNA encodes these proteins:
- a CDS encoding rhamnogalacturonan acetylesterase, giving the protein MSNPRIFWAGDSTVTQNDYRTYPQSGIGQGIRLYIQKEIEIKNHAVNGRSTKSFIDESRLASIYDEITKDDFLFIQFGHNDEKIKDPSRYTDPDSEFCVNLGKYAAAARNKGAHPVFITPLYRRTIKEDGMLYQEEHLAYQKAMIKTAGELHVPCIDLCAASKKLIEKTPTDVSQHWFMNLEKGEFENFPDGKQDNTHLQWSGAIIFGGLLAAGLKALGGIYEELLIEPEELTVSFEGEVFHE; this is encoded by the coding sequence ATGAGTAATCCACGGATTTTCTGGGCCGGAGATTCTACGGTGACACAAAACGATTACCGCACATATCCCCAGTCCGGAATCGGACAAGGTATCAGATTATACATTCAAAAAGAAATCGAAATCAAAAATCATGCCGTAAATGGCAGAAGTACGAAGAGCTTTATTGATGAATCCCGCCTTGCATCCATTTATGATGAGATCACAAAGGATGACTTTCTGTTTATTCAGTTTGGACATAACGATGAAAAGATCAAGGATCCGTCCCGTTATACGGATCCTGACAGTGAGTTTTGCGTAAACCTCGGAAAATATGCCGCTGCAGCAAGAAATAAGGGTGCACATCCGGTTTTTATCACTCCTCTTTACAGACGTACGATAAAAGAGGATGGTATGTTGTATCAAGAAGAACATCTGGCTTATCAGAAAGCAATGATTAAAACTGCAGGAGAACTTCATGTTCCCTGTATTGATCTTTGTGCTGCAAGTAAAAAACTGATCGAGAAGACACCGACAGACGTCAGTCAACATTGGTTTATGAATCTTGAAAAAGGCGAGTTTGAGAATTTTCCGGATGGAAAACAGGATAATACTCATCTTCAGTGGAGTGGTGCGATAATTTTCGGAGGACTTCTGGCAGCAGGTCTTAAGGCACTTGGCGGCATCTATGAAGAACTATTAATTGAACCTGAAGAACTGACAGTCTCATTTGAGGGCGAGGTATTCCATGAATAA
- a CDS encoding family 43 glycosylhydrolase: protein MNNDKLWSQDLGNGIYRNPILFADYSDPDVIRVGDTYYMTASSFNYTPGLPILESGDLVNWKLINYAVENIDYPDYVKPQHSKGIWAPAIRYHDGWFYIFYGMPDEGIFMVRTKDPHDTWEAPVLVLEGKGLIDSCPFWDEDGKAYVVHAYAKSRIGFKSFLGLFEMTPDGTKAVSEDHLIFDGTKTQMTIEGPKMLKRNTYYYIFAPAGGVTKGWQTVLRSRDIAGPYEEKIVMRQGDSPVNGPHQGGLVDTPEGEEWFIHFQDMGAYGRVVHLQPVCFRDGWPIIGIPKAGEDWGEPCLFHKKPALPAQESCTLQASDDFSGEKLDLKWQWLGNHRDDFYSLTECPGYLRLYSLNPSKEDPVVLWNCANVLTQKIICPNSIMTAHMCFQNLKENEQAGVIVIGGNYGWLGVRNTKGSRELIFSESFTKEGTVEEKVLKHIPLQKGIREINLRIQIQRGRNVDAIFSYSLDGENYKKIDSKITLAPHTWVGAKTGLFSVACDKDDHDGSVEFSKVHYDNPDNEPDPVFQIAEDADFDTIKYMVEFSKSSMNIKDERNRTPLHYAAKHQSREVLEYFVNRVGLSPLEGDCDLITPYEVACQNKNQEALTFFEKVCGASLSDMYKNPIRTGMYPDPSMVRVGDDYYMVNSSFVYFPCIPISHSRDLIHWEIIGHAITDSNWAALGHLEGGRGYWAPDISYTNGRYYITATYRMNDDGVVIRKQMIVSSDRPEGPYSEPIFIDEDGIDPSLFHDDDGRHYMLLNRGARIVELNQDMTKQISEASLLYYGDMKRAPEGPHLLKKDDYYYLFLAEGGTGMGHRITVARSKSLKEPFVPCPYNPIMRQTDPNALIQRCGHGKPVSTPDGRWFIAYLCGRMPDQKHTLLGRETALDEIVWTADGWPLINNGDGPSVMAKKPYPALQDCGSDGWTYDICKGEVSKEWMSPRGIREKDIERTSEGIFMKGDPSDLDSLDVRDVLLRRQTSFDYDVKSKLTIRKLEECGETGLVCYYDERTWLKFGVFNQKGDLYAFVEENRGNKKTRKELGKLENSKKLSLSCEVRGLTRSFLLESENGETIDIKLDQVDYLCDEGHNYGKRFTGPTIGIFCLGCESEILISDFASRQAS from the coding sequence ATGAATAATGATAAGTTGTGGTCACAAGATCTGGGAAACGGCATCTATCGTAATCCGATACTTTTTGCCGACTATTCAGATCCTGATGTGATACGTGTAGGGGATACCTACTATATGACGGCTTCCAGTTTTAATTATACACCAGGTCTTCCGATTCTAGAATCGGGAGATCTTGTCAACTGGAAACTGATTAATTATGCGGTTGAAAATATTGACTATCCTGACTATGTTAAGCCTCAGCACAGTAAGGGCATCTGGGCTCCGGCCATCCGTTATCATGATGGATGGTTTTATATTTTTTACGGGATGCCGGATGAAGGCATATTCATGGTGAGAACAAAAGATCCTCATGACACATGGGAGGCTCCCGTTCTTGTACTCGAGGGAAAAGGGCTGATTGATTCCTGCCCGTTCTGGGATGAGGACGGCAAGGCTTATGTGGTACATGCCTATGCGAAAAGCAGGATTGGTTTTAAGAGTTTTCTGGGACTTTTTGAAATGACTCCGGATGGGACAAAAGCAGTCAGTGAAGACCATCTGATCTTTGACGGAACAAAGACACAGATGACAATTGAAGGTCCGAAAATGCTAAAAAGAAATACCTACTATTATATCTTTGCTCCGGCGGGCGGCGTCACGAAAGGTTGGCAGACAGTGCTCCGCTCCAGAGATATTGCCGGTCCATATGAAGAAAAAATCGTGATGCGTCAAGGTGATTCACCGGTTAACGGACCGCATCAGGGGGGGCTTGTAGATACACCAGAAGGCGAAGAATGGTTTATTCACTTTCAGGATATGGGAGCGTATGGACGTGTCGTACATCTTCAGCCGGTATGTTTTAGAGACGGATGGCCCATCATCGGTATTCCAAAAGCAGGAGAAGACTGGGGAGAACCATGCCTGTTCCACAAGAAGCCGGCACTTCCTGCACAGGAGAGTTGTACCCTGCAGGCATCCGACGACTTTTCCGGTGAGAAACTGGATCTGAAATGGCAGTGGCTGGGCAATCACAGGGATGATTTTTATTCCCTTACTGAGTGTCCCGGATATCTTCGCCTGTACAGTCTAAATCCTTCGAAGGAAGACCCTGTTGTCTTATGGAACTGTGCAAATGTTCTGACACAGAAGATTATCTGCCCGAATTCCATCATGACTGCACATATGTGCTTTCAGAATCTGAAGGAAAATGAACAGGCCGGAGTGATCGTCATCGGTGGAAATTATGGCTGGCTGGGTGTCAGAAATACAAAAGGAAGTCGAGAACTGATATTTTCTGAGTCATTTACCAAAGAAGGTACTGTAGAAGAAAAGGTGTTAAAGCATATTCCTCTGCAAAAAGGCATCCGGGAGATTAATCTGAGAATACAGATTCAAAGAGGCAGGAATGTTGACGCAATTTTCTCATACAGTCTGGATGGAGAGAATTACAAAAAGATCGATTCAAAAATCACCCTTGCTCCACACACATGGGTGGGAGCGAAGACGGGCTTGTTCAGTGTTGCCTGTGATAAAGATGACCACGATGGATCCGTAGAATTTTCAAAAGTACACTATGATAATCCCGACAATGAACCGGATCCGGTATTTCAGATCGCGGAAGATGCAGATTTTGATACCATAAAATATATGGTGGAATTCTCAAAATCCAGTATGAATATCAAAGATGAGAGAAATCGTACCCCACTTCACTATGCAGCAAAGCATCAGAGTCGTGAAGTACTGGAATACTTTGTAAACCGCGTGGGTCTCTCGCCGCTTGAAGGTGACTGTGATCTGATCACACCTTATGAGGTGGCTTGCCAGAACAAGAATCAGGAAGCATTGACGTTCTTTGAAAAAGTCTGCGGTGCATCTCTTTCGGATATGTATAAAAATCCAATTCGAACAGGGATGTATCCGGACCCCTCGATGGTCAGAGTCGGGGATGACTACTATATGGTGAATTCTTCTTTTGTGTATTTTCCATGTATACCGATTTCACACTCCAGAGATCTGATTCATTGGGAGATCATCGGACATGCCATCACTGACAGCAATTGGGCTGCACTTGGGCATTTGGAAGGTGGCCGGGGCTACTGGGCTCCGGATATCTCCTATACGAATGGAAGATATTACATTACAGCTACCTACCGTATGAACGATGATGGAGTTGTTATCCGAAAACAGATGATTGTCTCCTCGGACAGACCAGAGGGTCCATATAGTGAACCGATTTTCATCGATGAGGATGGAATTGATCCTTCACTGTTTCACGATGATGACGGCAGACATTACATGCTTTTAAATCGTGGGGCCAGAATTGTGGAATTGAATCAAGATATGACAAAACAGATTTCCGAAGCGAGCCTGCTGTATTACGGTGATATGAAACGTGCGCCAGAAGGGCCGCATCTTTTGAAAAAAGATGATTACTACTACCTGTTTCTCGCGGAGGGCGGTACAGGTATGGGACATAGAATTACAGTTGCCAGATCGAAAAGTCTCAAAGAACCATTTGTGCCCTGTCCTTATAATCCAATCATGCGCCAGACAGATCCGAATGCCCTGATTCAGCGCTGCGGACACGGAAAACCCGTGAGCACTCCGGACGGGAGATGGTTTATCGCATATCTGTGCGGACGTATGCCAGATCAGAAACATACGCTGCTTGGCAGAGAAACCGCTCTGGATGAAATTGTATGGACAGCAGATGGCTGGCCTCTGATCAACAATGGTGACGGCCCCAGTGTGATGGCCAAAAAGCCATACCCGGCTTTGCAAGATTGCGGGTCAGATGGGTGGACTTATGATATCTGCAAAGGTGAAGTTTCAAAGGAATGGATGAGCCCGAGAGGTATAAGAGAAAAAGATATCGAACGAACTTCAGAAGGAATCTTCATGAAAGGAGATCCGTCAGACCTTGACAGTCTGGATGTAAGGGATGTGCTGCTTCGTCGTCAGACAAGTTTTGATTATGATGTAAAATCAAAGCTTACCATTCGAAAATTGGAGGAATGCGGGGAAACAGGCCTGGTCTGCTACTATGATGAGAGGACGTGGCTAAAATTTGGAGTTTTTAACCAAAAAGGGGATTTGTATGCCTTTGTGGAGGAAAACAGAGGAAATAAAAAAACAAGAAAAGAGCTTGGAAAACTGGAAAACTCAAAAAAACTCTCACTTTCCTGCGAAGTACGCGGGCTGACCCGCAGCTTCCTGCTTGAAAGTGAGAATGGAGAAACGATTGATATAAAGCTTGATCAGGTAGATTATCTGTGCGATGAAGGACATAATTATGGGAAACGGTTTACCGGTCCCACAATTGGCATCTTCTGCCTGGGCTGTGAATCAGAGATTTTAATTTCTGACTTTGCATCCAGGCAGGCATCTTAA
- a CDS encoding ABC transporter ATP-binding protein: MKTKHKKENSYPFHLDDDLVQNSYRQHENNPVQILLNLYRGNYKKLMLSTLCYIVKHSPVWALPIVTANIVNYVTNPPENVHQLLLTNMILIVALILINIPANYLHTRFKSLATRSVEASLRSTLVRKIQQLSISFHKEMESGRIQSKIMRDVEAVETLSSQMFISLLNILINIVVALSVTVAKSRVVFFFFLLTIPVAALTIFVFKRPMKKHNRKFRKEIETTSAKVMEMVEMIPITRAHALEQKESSRMSQQLIEVAAEGYRLDVIQSTFGSVSWAVFQIFQVICLIFTANLALNHKIPAGDIVLYQSYFATIVNQVSAVITLLPTITRGMESVSSIGEILNDNDIEDNRGKTKLSSLRGEYRLDDIHFQYAKDQKAILDGITLDVHAGETIAFVGESGAGKSTLINIIIGFLMPNKGTLYIDGIDSRKLNLPSYRKNIAVVPQTTVLFSGSIRDNITYGLEHFTEDDVQKAVRAANLEDVIQKLPNGLDTMVGSHGDKLSGGQKQRISIARALIRNPEVIIFDEATSALDSFSEKQIQGALANLSKGKTTFLVAHRLSTIRTADKIVVLRNGKCVEYGTWDELIAKKGIFYQMHSLQA; encoded by the coding sequence ATGAAAACTAAACACAAGAAAGAAAATTCTTACCCATTCCACCTCGACGATGACCTCGTACAGAACAGCTACCGCCAGCATGAGAATAATCCCGTACAGATTCTTTTGAACCTGTATCGCGGAAATTACAAGAAGCTCATGCTTTCCACTCTCTGCTATATCGTAAAGCACAGCCCGGTATGGGCACTGCCCATCGTCACGGCGAATATTGTCAATTATGTCACGAACCCTCCGGAGAATGTACATCAGCTTCTGCTTACAAACATGATTCTGATTGTGGCACTGATATTGATCAATATCCCTGCCAACTATCTGCACACGCGTTTTAAAAGTCTTGCAACCAGAAGTGTGGAAGCCAGTCTTCGAAGCACACTGGTCCGTAAGATCCAGCAGCTCTCTATCTCATTTCATAAAGAGATGGAATCCGGCAGAATTCAGTCTAAGATCATGCGTGATGTCGAGGCAGTTGAAACACTGTCTTCTCAGATGTTTATCAGTCTGCTCAACATTCTGATTAATATCGTTGTCGCACTAAGTGTCACCGTAGCCAAAAGCAGGGTTGTATTCTTCTTCTTTCTGCTTACGATTCCTGTGGCCGCACTTACAATCTTCGTATTCAAACGGCCCATGAAAAAGCATAACCGAAAATTCCGCAAGGAAATCGAAACCACCTCCGCAAAAGTAATGGAAATGGTGGAAATGATACCAATCACACGTGCACATGCTCTTGAACAGAAGGAAAGCAGCCGAATGAGCCAACAACTGATTGAAGTGGCAGCCGAAGGTTATCGGCTTGATGTCATCCAGTCGACCTTTGGCTCCGTAAGCTGGGCTGTCTTTCAGATCTTCCAGGTGATTTGTCTGATTTTTACGGCAAATCTTGCTTTAAACCATAAGATCCCCGCCGGTGATATTGTCCTGTATCAAAGTTATTTTGCGACGATTGTAAACCAGGTCTCGGCCGTCATCACACTTCTTCCTACAATCACAAGAGGTATGGAATCTGTCAGCAGTATCGGTGAGATACTAAATGACAACGATATTGAGGATAACCGTGGAAAGACGAAGCTCTCTTCATTAAGAGGTGAATATCGCCTGGATGACATTCACTTCCAGTATGCAAAGGATCAGAAAGCAATTCTCGATGGAATCACTCTCGACGTCCACGCAGGCGAAACGATCGCCTTTGTCGGCGAATCCGGAGCCGGAAAGAGCACACTGATCAACATCATCATCGGATTTCTCATGCCCAACAAGGGAACTCTCTACATCGACGGAATTGACAGCCGAAAGCTGAATCTTCCCAGTTATCGCAAAAACATCGCTGTAGTACCACAGACTACTGTCCTGTTTTCCGGAAGTATCCGCGATAACATCACCTACGGCTTGGAACATTTCACCGAGGATGACGTGCAAAAAGCCGTCCGGGCAGCGAATCTTGAAGATGTGATTCAAAAACTTCCGAACGGCCTTGATACTATGGTTGGATCTCACGGTGACAAACTTTCCGGTGGTCAGAAGCAGCGGATTTCTATCGCAAGAGCCCTGATCCGGAATCCTGAGGTCATCATATTTGATGAGGCAACGTCTGCTCTCGACAGTTTCTCCGAGAAACAGATTCAAGGTGCCCTCGCTAATCTGTCCAAGGGGAAAACCACATTCCTTGTTGCTCATCGTCTTTCCACTATCCGCACAGCCGACAAGATTGTCGTTTTACGGAATGGCAAATGTGTAGAATATGGCACCTGGGATGAGCTGATTGCCAAAAAAGGAATCTTCTATCAGATGCATTCCCTTCAGGCTTAA
- a CDS encoding pectinesterase family protein, giving the protein MLTVSQTNDGDFSSIQSALTALAADPALERKVYIKNGIYKELLEIRIPDLVLIGEDAAHTVVSGGLYANMVLPDDTKRGTFRTYTILVNSNHVTLKNLTIENTAGDGRKVGQAIALYVGGDRFTAQNCRLLGHQDTLFTGPLPETVKDQVAAFTEPEVLSPNQLCRQYYKDCYIEGDVDFIFGGACAYFENCEIHSLDRGEDINGYTTAASTPKGQTYGYVFSHCRFTGDCAPGTVYLGRPWREHAKTALIACELGAHIHRQGWHDWGKEAAHTAACYAEYHCSGPGSSLSKRPDWIHQFSDQEVVHYGREEVLGYEN; this is encoded by the coding sequence ATGTTAACAGTATCACAAACCAATGACGGCGATTTTTCATCTATCCAATCAGCTCTTACAGCTCTTGCAGCTGATCCGGCACTGGAACGAAAGGTCTATATCAAAAACGGAATCTACAAAGAACTCCTTGAGATCCGCATCCCGGATCTTGTCCTTATAGGCGAGGATGCCGCACACACAGTTGTAAGCGGCGGATTGTATGCCAACATGGTTCTGCCGGACGATACCAAAAGAGGAACATTTCGAACCTATACCATTCTGGTCAACTCCAACCATGTCACTTTGAAAAACCTGACAATTGAAAATACCGCCGGAGACGGCAGAAAAGTCGGTCAGGCTATCGCTTTATATGTCGGAGGCGATCGTTTCACCGCACAAAACTGCCGTCTGCTTGGACACCAGGATACCTTATTTACCGGTCCGCTGCCTGAAACTGTAAAAGATCAGGTGGCAGCCTTTACAGAACCGGAAGTACTCTCTCCGAATCAGTTGTGCCGCCAATATTACAAAGACTGCTACATCGAGGGCGATGTGGACTTCATCTTTGGCGGAGCCTGCGCTTACTTCGAAAACTGTGAGATTCATTCTCTGGACAGAGGCGAAGATATCAATGGCTATACTACCGCTGCTTCGACCCCGAAAGGCCAGACCTATGGATATGTCTTCTCGCACTGCCGTTTTACCGGTGACTGTGCTCCGGGAACCGTATATCTTGGCCGACCTTGGAGAGAACACGCAAAAACCGCACTGATTGCATGCGAACTTGGTGCTCATATACATAGACAAGGTTGGCACGACTGGGGCAAAGAAGCCGCTCACACCGCTGCCTGTTATGCGGAATATCACTGCAGTGGTCCCGGCTCCAGCCTATCGAAACGGCCTGACTGGATTCATCAATTCAGTGATCAGGAAGTTGTGCATTATGGCCGAGAGGAGGTCCTGGGATATGAAAACTAA
- a CDS encoding glycoside hydrolase family 28 protein, giving the protein MTLKILFKNARFAAVELEDGGVYDMEKTWKIFVNGKLYKETSRVINMIYGLEPETEYEIRADHGDETACVTCKTDYEYVTMNVRDFGAKGDGVSDDTHFIQAAVMACPRESRVLIPSGVYRISTLFLKDHLNLELEKGAVLKAFTEREKFPVFQGTIPGNRSEEEMLLGTWEGDSQAMFSGIICGVRVNDVTIYGEGVVDGNASHKNWWENPKDIKIAARPRMIFLNQCENIVVAGITVQNSPSWNVHPYFSRHLQFIGMQILGPKDSPNTDGLDPESCKDVRITGVYFSVGDDCIAVKSGKIAVGSKYKTPSEDIIIRQCCMRDGHGSITLGSEMAAGVKNLKAMNCKFLNTDRGLRIKTRRGRGKDAVIDNILFEDIVMDHVMTPFVINCFYFCDPDGKTDYVQCKKALPVDERTPAVKKLTFKNIKADNCHVAAAFFYGLPEQKIEEINMEHVRVTYAKEAKAGKPAMMNGVSDEIKKMGIYANNIKKLTLCDVNIQGADSEAIHTENVDKVVR; this is encoded by the coding sequence ATGACTTTGAAAATTTTGTTTAAGAATGCCAGATTTGCCGCTGTTGAATTGGAGGATGGCGGTGTCTATGATATGGAAAAAACATGGAAGATCTTTGTAAATGGTAAATTGTACAAAGAAACGAGCCGTGTAATTAATATGATTTACGGTTTAGAGCCGGAGACGGAATATGAGATTCGCGCTGACCATGGTGATGAGACGGCATGTGTGACATGTAAGACGGATTATGAATATGTGACGATGAATGTGAGGGATTTTGGTGCAAAAGGAGACGGTGTCTCGGATGATACGCATTTTATCCAGGCAGCTGTTATGGCATGCCCGAGAGAGAGCCGTGTTCTGATTCCTTCAGGTGTTTATCGCATCAGTACTCTTTTCCTGAAGGATCATCTCAATCTGGAATTGGAAAAAGGTGCCGTCTTAAAAGCATTTACCGAGCGGGAAAAATTCCCGGTGTTTCAGGGGACAATTCCCGGAAACAGATCCGAAGAAGAGATGCTTCTTGGAACTTGGGAGGGAGATTCGCAGGCGATGTTCTCCGGAATTATCTGTGGTGTGCGTGTGAATGATGTTACGATCTATGGGGAAGGAGTGGTTGATGGAAATGCCAGCCACAAGAACTGGTGGGAGAATCCGAAGGACATCAAAATTGCCGCAAGACCCAGAATGATCTTTCTGAACCAGTGTGAAAACATTGTTGTGGCCGGCATCACAGTGCAGAATAGTCCAAGCTGGAACGTTCATCCGTATTTCAGCCGTCATCTGCAGTTTATCGGGATGCAGATTCTGGGCCCGAAAGATTCCCCGAATACAGACGGACTGGATCCGGAATCCTGTAAGGACGTCAGGATCACCGGTGTATATTTCTCTGTCGGCGATGATTGTATTGCGGTGAAATCAGGAAAGATTGCGGTGGGATCAAAGTATAAGACTCCTTCGGAGGACATCATTATCCGTCAGTGCTGTATGAGAGACGGGCATGGTTCAATCACGCTAGGGAGTGAGATGGCGGCGGGCGTGAAAAATCTCAAGGCCATGAATTGTAAGTTCTTAAACACCGACCGTGGACTCCGAATCAAGACCAGAAGAGGGCGTGGGAAAGATGCGGTCATTGACAATATTTTGTTTGAAGACATTGTTATGGACCATGTCATGACACCGTTTGTGATTAACTGTTTTTATTTCTGTGATCCTGACGGAAAGACGGATTATGTTCAGTGCAAGAAAGCACTTCCGGTGGATGAGCGCACCCCAGCCGTGAAAAAGCTGACATTTAAAAATATAAAAGCCGATAACTGTCATGTCGCGGCAGCGTTCTTTTACGGACTTCCGGAACAGAAGATCGAAGAGATCAATATGGAACACGTAAGAGTGACCTATGCAAAAGAAGCAAAAGCTGGAAAACCTGCCATGATGAATGGAGTTTCGGATGAGATCAAAAAGATGGGAATCTATGCCAATAACATCAAAAAACTGACACTTTGCGATGTTAATATACAAGGTGCAGATTCAGAAGCAATACATACAGAGAATGTAGATAAAGTGGTGAGGTGA
- a CDS encoding glycoside hydrolase family 88/105 protein — translation MEMLDRYIKELMENSTPDAPAWNIEKIRGGKKANKWNYVDGCMIKALLEFYFLSGEKRYLEFADQFIDAFVDEDGSIRSYSVTEYNLDSVNAGKTLFELYDLTKKEKYKRAMNLIYTQLEGQPRTKSGSFWHKKIYPNQVWLDGLYMAQPFYLQYELSYNNGKNCADIFHQFQNVKQNMKNNRNGLYYHAFDESRESFWCDKVTGLSDQFWIRAEGWFAMALVDTIEILNKDENAFGYKKERDELEQMFLELIDAMLPYQDTKTGMWYQVINLPGMEPNYPEASGSSIFAFAIMKGVRLGILDSSYYDYGKRAFDGVCSTCLSEEDHELQMDHICLVAGLGNTDHREGTFEYYMREPVVKNDAKGVAPLILAYIETLR, via the coding sequence ATGGAGATGTTAGATCGTTATATCAAAGAACTAATGGAAAACAGCACACCGGATGCACCTGCCTGGAATATTGAAAAAATTCGGGGCGGAAAAAAAGCGAATAAATGGAACTATGTGGATGGCTGTATGATCAAGGCACTTTTGGAATTTTACTTTCTGAGTGGCGAGAAGCGTTATCTGGAGTTTGCAGACCAGTTTATCGATGCATTCGTCGATGAAGATGGGAGTATCCGCTCATACTCGGTGACAGAGTATAACCTCGACAGTGTAAATGCCGGTAAGACGTTGTTTGAACTTTATGATCTTACAAAGAAGGAAAAATATAAGAGGGCGATGAATCTGATTTACACACAGCTTGAGGGGCAGCCTCGCACGAAGAGCGGTAGTTTCTGGCATAAAAAGATATACCCGAATCAGGTATGGCTGGACGGCCTTTATATGGCTCAGCCGTTCTATTTGCAGTACGAACTGTCGTATAACAACGGTAAAAATTGTGCGGATATCTTTCATCAGTTCCAAAATGTAAAACAGAATATGAAGAATAACAGGAATGGCCTGTATTATCATGCCTTTGACGAGTCGAGAGAATCGTTCTGGTGCGACAAGGTGACGGGGCTTTCTGACCAGTTCTGGATCAGGGCAGAGGGCTGGTTTGCCATGGCTTTAGTGGATACCATAGAGATTTTGAACAAAGATGAAAACGCTTTTGGATACAAAAAAGAAAGAGATGAACTCGAGCAGATGTTCTTAGAGCTGATTGATGCCATGCTTCCCTATCAGGATACAAAAACAGGTATGTGGTATCAGGTGATCAATCTTCCTGGCATGGAGCCGAACTATCCGGAGGCTTCCGGGTCTTCAATCTTTGCCTTTGCGATTATGAAAGGGGTAAGACTGGGTATCCTTGACTCTTCTTACTACGATTATGGAAAGCGTGCATTTGACGGAGTCTGCAGCACTTGTCTCAGTGAAGAAGACCATGAGCTTCAGATGGATCACATCTGTCTTGTCGCGGGTCTTGGCAATACCGACCATCGTGAGGGAACCTTTGAATATTACATGAGAGAACCTGTTGTGAAGAATGATGCCAAAGGGGTTGCACCTCTGATTTTGGCATATATCGAAACTTTGAGATAA
- a CDS encoding sugar phosphate isomerase/epimerase family protein encodes MGTLQVGIRLHDLEPVKIEERIKIASKRGFSCIHLASKLVYSEYKIGREGLTPGLAAYLKRILKKYELDVAVYGCYLNLANPDQGQLNEILEEYEANIRFASYLGAHVVGTETGAPNTEYKPCPECHTKEALDIFIHNVKKVIKYAEQFGVTLAIEPVWKHIVYNPECARTVLDAVASPNLQLIFDPVNLLCEENHDVQGELFEKMISLNGDDVAVLHAKDYYVHDGEIISVAPGVTKNMGYGAILSWQRHKKPYLQATIEDSTPENSVRAREYLENI; translated from the coding sequence ATGGGTACATTACAAGTTGGAATTAGGCTGCACGATCTGGAGCCAGTGAAGATCGAAGAGAGAATCAAGATTGCATCTAAGAGAGGTTTTTCCTGCATTCATCTGGCATCAAAGCTTGTGTATTCGGAGTATAAGATTGGACGGGAAGGGCTTACCCCCGGACTGGCAGCTTACCTGAAAAGAATCCTGAAAAAATATGAACTGGATGTGGCAGTGTATGGCTGTTATCTGAACCTGGCAAATCCAGACCAGGGGCAGCTGAACGAGATTTTGGAAGAATACGAGGCAAATATCCGCTTTGCATCCTATCTGGGAGCACATGTTGTAGGAACAGAGACCGGAGCACCGAATACAGAATATAAGCCTTGTCCAGAATGCCATACAAAGGAAGCGTTGGATATATTTATTCATAATGTTAAGAAAGTCATAAAATACGCAGAACAATTTGGCGTTACACTTGCAATTGAACCGGTGTGGAAACATATTGTATACAATCCGGAGTGTGCCAGAACTGTGCTGGACGCTGTCGCCTCACCAAATCTGCAGCTGATCTTCGATCCGGTCAATTTGCTGTGTGAAGAAAATCATGACGTGCAAGGTGAACTTTTTGAGAAAATGATCTCTCTGAACGGGGATGATGTTGCAGTACTTCATGCGAAAGATTATTACGTGCATGACGGTGAGATCATCTCAGTGGCACCAGGTGTGACAAAAAACATGGGATATGGTGCGATTTTGTCCTGGCAGAGGCATAAGAAACCGTATTTGCAGGCGACGATTGAAGACAGTACACCTGAAAATTCTGTTCGTGCCCGCGAATATCTTGAAAATATATAA